The stretch of DNA TGTGCGTGGAATAAAATAGTATGTGAGAACTATCGAGTCCACAACTTATCATAAACGAATCATGGAACCATTTCGTTTTTCTTCTATTGAGCAGAACACGTATCCTTCTGCTCTTGTAAGCTGCAGCTTTTTTGTTCTCGATCGTCGATGGATCTCTCTCTTTATGTTGTTTGGAGTGAAGGGATGTGCTGCATGCACGTTGGTACAAATAGAGTTACAGGTGGCCCAAAGTTTCTCGACAAGAGAGCTTTTATTACGAGTTTTAAGTTCCAATTATTTGGGATgactatataattttttcttcgTCATTATATACCAATTTCACTAAATTTAAAACAATTTTAAATCCTTATTTATAGCCTATACCAAAACCTTtttaggctctctctctctctctctctctctctctatgcctCTCATGCCATCAACATTAACATAAATAGCATCGGCTCATCTAACCATCAGAAAATAAATACTCGTATTCGTTGGTATTCTATAATCATGCAATGAAGGCCACATTGGTAGAATAAATAAACGGGAGGtaatttattctctctctctctctctctctctctctctctctccaacatATATCGTGCAATCTATTGCTCATTCTTCTTCAACCTATGGTGCAATCAATCGTGCTCTTCTTGTTGTTGCTTCTTTCATATATCTACTACAGGCCTGATAACAGTATGATTGAAGTGGTATCATACCTTGTAATGTACTATTATGTAATGAAGAAACTAATATTAGTCGAAGAAGAAACTTGCTACAGATGTCTGCCCATTAATTAGTTTCTAGGATCTGCCCACATACATTAATGTAAGTTCTCCCTACATGATGTTGCCAGCGACATGATGTACTCAATCCTTCACTTGAGATGTGCTGCCACCCTCGGTGTACTCAGATGCATTGTCGTCGTCGTCAAGGTTCCACAGGCACCCCCACGAGCCATCCTCGTCGCTCATGTATCCCTGGAAGCCGCCACCTTGAAGCACGTAGGCCATCTCCTGCACCTCTTCCGCTCGCATGGCATCCTCCTCCACTTGCTTCATCGTCGACGTCCCCCCCATGTCTTCCgcttcctgctgctgctgcttgtgcTTCTGCCGCTCTTGCTGCTGCCTCACGAGGAGTCTGGCTCTCGCCCTCTCGGCTTTCTTCCTCGGGGTGTTGTCCTTCTTGAAATGGgtcctccagtagttcttgatctcgttgtcggtcctCCCCGGCAGGCTTCGAGCAATGGCGGACCACCTGCAGCTTGCTGCGCAGGTTAACCGCGGAGTCGATGAAGAGTGTGAGGAGAGCAGAAGAGGTACTTGGTGTGGTACCTGTTTCCCCACAGGGCATGCAGCTCTTGTATGGTGTTCTCCTCTTGTGGAGTGATGCTGCCTCTCTTGAGGTCCGGCCTCAGGTAGTTCACCCACCGAAGCCTGCAGCTCTTCCCGCTCCTCCGCAGACCTGAATCAATCCATTAGTATCTGAGAACTGAAGGCGCCAGTGCAGCGAACTCAGATCGGAGGAACACTCGGTGATCACCGACCTGATAACTTGGAGACCGAGTTCCATTGTCCTTCGCCATGGAGGGTGACATGCTCGATGAGGAGTTGATCCTCTTGCACGGTCCAAGGACCCTTTCTCCAGCCATCTTCTGTAGTACCCCAACCCAACTGCCCGTCCATGCCTCAGCTGCTTCCGCTGCACCAGTATCAAGTGAGATTCTGGTCGCAAGCTGTCTCCCACTGCCACTTCTCAGGTGCAAGCACTAGAATGTCTAACTCTTTTTCATGATGCCTTGGGTATATCCTCAACACATCCTACGTGAAACCTGTGGTCATGTTTTCTACGGTCAGATGCCAGTAAGAAAGAACCTTAAAGTCCAAGCCTTTTAAGGTTGAAAGAACAAGGGCGGAAAGGACCCAAgactctattttttattttttattgccttTTTAATGAAACTAAAAAGATCATATTTCGATTCATACGGTTGGAACATGCAATTTGACTCTTTGACGATAGTGGAATTTTGTTTCGATGCAGTGTAGCAGAATAGTCAAGAGTTCGACATATATAATAGTAGGGCATGGAGACAGACTAGATTGCACACCTGTCGCTAGATTCGTTCGATGTATTAGAGGGCAGCATCGGAAGCACAAGCACTGCTGCACTTCCAAGAATCAAACGTTAAGTGGCATCCTTGATGTTTGATCCAATTGAAAAGTAAGTACGGAGGCGTCACCTCACATCCACGTATCGGTTGTGCTTTAATTGAGGCTGGCCATTGCAGGGGCACTTCAGAAGAAAAAAGGAAGCAAGCAGTTCGATAGAGGCTGCACCACCGGCGACTCGTTACCACATGTCCTCGCTTCTTGTCCGACGTGATGTCCAAGTGATCCTTATCTATTGGATTGGCGAAACTCGTGGGGTGCCAATTTGGGTAAGCATGGAATAAGTTAGTAGTTCTTTGGGTTCCGAGGACAAACCCCACAAGTCTTCCTGTCGACACCTGGAGGATTCATGGATTAACAGATAAGTCAGCGCAGTAGAaagcttgagagagagagagagagagagcgagaaatCATTACGACCACATTTGTTTGGGAATGAACGAGATCCTTACTTTTTGTTCATGAGAGTAGTAGTACTGTGACCAAGGGCAGGTGTGGATGCCACATGTCTCGAAAGCAATGTGCCTCTGTCCTCGAGTTCCACGTTTGACGATAGTCTCGTATGCCGAGCTGTGTTTTGAATTTGGAATGAGCTTAGCCAGGTTGAGCCCTCGACGAAAGCCGGGCTGCAAAAGCAGGTGGAAAAGGTTGCTTTAGAACATTTGAGCCAGAGAAATTGGGAGAAGCTGATTCACATCACACTTGACACGCCATGTTAAACTAATACCACAGTGGAAAGAGagttccagagagagagagagagagagagagagagagagagagagagagaagaccacATTTGGCATCACAGGATTCAGTTTGACGAGAAAAGTAGGTATGAAACATGCATGTCTCCGTGCAAGCAATGAGATGTATGAAAGCTACCATTTCTGCAGCAGAAATAAAATGAAGTAAAAATCGTCAAGCAACATAGTCAGTATGCATACATGCGTGAGTAAAAATTGTTGGTTCCAAGTAAGATCTCAATGCTCTATGTAGCATACTTCCATTAAACTgaagaattgcaccaaggatcccGAAGAATACCGTGTAATCCAATTTGAAGTCTTCAGTAATCTCAAATCACTAAGAGGAACTGCTGCTGGTCACTAGATTAATACAAGCATTTCATATTCCTTGAATAGCAGCATTGATAGTGACCAGATGTTTACCAAAAAACAATGAATTGGCTTGATGTCAATGCGATCCAGACTTGCAAAATCACTCGAGGAACCTGCCAACACAGCAAAAAGAAAAGGTCCAATCAATTTACATTCTATTTCGTATTCAAGGAAAGACATGACAAGCACCAACGGAATGGAAGTTTGCTTTAGTGATTATGATTCTCTTTCCAAAGAGAGGTAAGAGTACCAAATATGGACCATGGGATCAGGATCTTACAGTCTATTTTGGAAAATGAGAAAGCTATCAAATTTGTCATTTAAAGATAAGGTAAGGGCAGCTCTCGACCAAATAATgcctttttctctttctcttaccTCATTCTTGGTCTTTTCTTACAAGTGTTTTATGTACATTAACCAAAACTTCCCATTTTAAGTGTTGTAGCAAGTCTCCTCAGAATATAACAAGAGAAATCCATCTATAAGTAGTGGCTTTGACATGTCTGAAGGTCCTCTAACAGTGAGGATAGGTGAACCAATTTAAAtttgagagtgtgtgtgtgtgggtcAGAGTAAGGAGATGGTTTGGGCTGTCCTAGGATATCTGGTGACATCGTCCTCACTACAGCTAGAAGATAGCAGAGGATTATTATAGCCTGATCCAAAGAGCGGGGATCATTCGGTTGTACTTATTGTTGGGAACTCCATAAATAGTCGAACAAACTAAGACTGTAGTGTTGTCGTGCCGAATGCAAATGAACAATCATATAAATGTTGCCAACGAAACTCAAACCTAGTAGTCCTTTAGAAGAGTAGTAGCCTGGTCCTGCAACACCTGCCAGGCTGTCTTAATATGTCTATCTTCTGTAAGTGGTGCTCCAACAGCAAAACGCAAGATGAAATTCCCTGACAAAACCTGCTTATGAAAGCCCATTAAAAGGAAACAGATCAAACAGTAATTATGGTGATTTGAACTGAGCTTCAATTTGTGAAAAACCTACAGTATGTGATAAGAAGATTTTCCCACTTGAATTGACAGCATCCAATAAACTATGGTTGAGTTTATAACCATTATCTTGATCATTTGGCGGAGGAATAAGGCGGAAGCATACTAATGAAAAGGTCCGAGGGGCCACAACCTGTAAATTTTTCatagtaaattaaaaaaaaatctgaggatgcTATGCAGAAATAAAAACAGAAGGTCTTACAATAATATTTGAAGACAGAATTCTAGACTCATTCCTTATCAGTCCTTTAAAAACTAATTTTGATGTATATGATTTGGTTAGCCAACAAAAAAACATTGACTTCAATTTAAGGAAGACAAGCATTAAAAAAAGCACAATTTTTACCTTGTAACTCAATTTCAAGGCCAATTTGCACAAGAAAAATGTATAAAAGAAATGAATGCAAACATGGCATTTCAGAAAACAGGGTCATGCAACCCTCAACCCAGCCATCATCTTGCAAATACACATCACTATAGCCACTAGTTGTATACACATTACAAAGCATTATACGTCATAGATGTTAAAATTGTTGCAAATGAAAACAGAAATGGTTACTGAAATAGCTGCCAATTTTAGCATTAGAAGTCACTTGAATTGAGTCACTCTAGGATCTGGATGATGTATTGGTCTATATTTTCTGTATAGCTATGATTATAAATACAAATTTAAGAGGACAAACACTGTAAGGTAACTAAATGCATGAAGTTGCAAATGACTGGGGCCCTTAAAGTCATTGGATCAAAAGGAAAGCATTATTGAAAGATTGTTTCCACTAACATAAAATTAAAGCCAAAGTAAAACATAGCTATCAGTAGTTGTAAAGCTTGATTATATTGTTCATTAGAGATAAACTGAGGAATAAATGACACTATTTTGTTGATGATGGTGCTTCTTTGGGAGATGCTTCTTGGGTATCATATAAAGGAATTCCTTGGCAACTGAAAGGAACTGCAGAAATGGTAGACCGAAAGGATGATGGATGGCTATATATGCAAGAAATAGAGGAAGAGCACATGTAATAAATATCGCATGATGTTTGCAATTATTAATATGTTTAGTAAATCAGTACAAGAAAGGATATCAATGCATTATATTTATGCAGATGGTAAAAAAATTTATGTTCAACTGATCCAAAATATATGGAGCAGTGAATATACATGTAAGTGCTTTGAAACAAAAAAATCTTGCATTTTTATGGAACTTAGAATAATAGCTACACATGATATTGATTCTGAAGATATAATTGTCTCATTTACCTCAAACCTTGAGTCAGAAGTTATAAGTTGTTCAAATTGTTCAGCCAAACGTATGTGATTTCTAATGTAGCTTTGTAGATTTGCAACGCCATATAGCCTCAAAACTAACCATAGCTTTAAAGACCTGCAATTTCAAAATGAATAAATGATGAAACAATCTAATATGTCGAAATCAACATTTTTGTCCTCCAGTGTTACATTAAATCAGATGTATACACAAACCCTTCCATTTCCTTTCTCTCTTTATCCTtaacaaacaaaaaaattataataaccaGATGACAATGCCATCTAATCAGATTGACAAATGTACCAAAATTATAGGTGGCAGATGACTCGTAGGACATGAGATGCAGTGGTGCAGAACTACTATTACAACAAGTGCACTTCATTTTCTCTCAAAACATTAAATTGCAAGTCCGCTGGTTAGTAACATCATACAATAAGTAGATAGAGGCCTAAATAGTTTGGAAGATATTCCAGGTGTTGTATGAAGCATTCATTTTATTATCCACAATGGAATAGATTAAACAAAGTTTcaatttcaaagtaaatgcagAACTTAATGCAGAACTTATGAAAGTATTATTTCTCAAATTAACATAATGTTGGCTACAGTGACAATTGACTAAATAATGAACAGTATGCCTGTGGAAAAGAAAGCAAACACTAGAAATAGCTTGCCTACAAAAGATTATGGATAGCCAGGCAGCTCAACAAGAAGCAACTCAAGGTAGCTCTAATTATGTCATTGTACTTTAATATAGTTGTCGAACAAGTAGTAGCTCTATTTATGTCATTGGACCTTAATATAGATGTTGAACAAGTACATAGAGTTCACTGTCAGTCTTAAAAAGACAAATAACTGGGGATGATATAATGACCTATAACAAGACTATAATAAACAACAATTCAATATGAGCAATGAAGAAAACATTTATTAAGAGTTTACAGTTTAAAGAGTTAAAGGCTAAAGGGACCAAGACAACAGCTCGGTACTGTAGTTGCACAATTGTGATAATTGTGCAATATGATTAAACAAACAACTTAGTTTCCAGCTAACTTACAAGTGAGAATTGCAAAAGGCCAATCTCTACATATATAATATAGTAAGACTATTATATAATATCAGTGTACATATCCCGTGTGTAATGTCACAAGTTAAAGAATGTAATGCCATAAGTCATAAATCTAGGAAGTGTTAAAAATCAAAGAATGTAAAAAGATGATAACAACTGTAATTGTGCATTGCTGGTATTCAGCATCTTTGTATAATACCATAAGTCAACCCTTCAACTTCATGTCAAAAATTAGTCTCTCTCTAATTGACAAAAGCAAATGGGATTTGATTCTCATATGCAGGACCACACAGAAAAACAAAACGGCAAGTCAACCTTAATCACAAATCTTGTCACAGACTTCAAAATAGCTAACATTTGAAGATAAACTTTCTCAAAAGTTAATTTGGATACTCAAACTGCCAAAAAACTATGGCGTATTGAActtttttcttttagtttctaACACTAACATCTGAAAGAAATATTCACATACAGAATAAACTCAAATTTTATTATGTTTAATCTCACAGTATCAAATTGCTCCCAGGTACaagtacacacacacatacacatatatatggcaGGATTATTACAACAAGCATTATACATGCACAAAGAAAGGTGGTACCTGAATCTGCGTCCAAGAGGAATCTGCCAATCTTTGAAATCCACAACAGCATTTTCTTGCGAGGCCTGGTAATTTGAACAATAGCCAAAAGAATACAATAACAGGCTCATTAAAATGTGCTAACACAATGGAGAGAACTATATTTTAGGAactacaagagagagagagagagagagagagagagagagagagagagaacatgaaAAGGAGCTGCTTCTGTTCAGTTTCATCAAAAAGCACATTTAACAGAATAACGATAACAAAAATCATCACCATAAGAAGCAAAGCAATTTTTGTAAGGGATTATTAATTTTGCTACCAGCAATGTTCTTAATTGTGGTCATGTGCACTAAATAGTCACTTGTGTCATCTTCCCATCTCTCTTTCCTGTGAATTGAAGGGCATAAAAAATTGACATACTATATGCAATTTCATGTTAACCCTTGCTAAATATAATATATCAATATGAACCCCCAGCACGGCCTGACAGATTTGCAGAAATATAAGCATGACAGTCTAAAAGTTGGATGTTATACAGATACTAGAATCACTCTCCAGGTTGGATGTGCACATTTTGCCTCATTATCATCCTTGGAAGTTCTACCTATGTTAAGGAGCAAAATATACAGTAATGGCAGAGACAAAGTGTCCCAAATACCAGCAAAGAAGATATCTAGTTATAGCTTTCTTTTATAAGAGATAGTACATATGCTTCAAATTATTTAACACGGTCAAGGGCACAAAGTATCAACCAGTAAATGACACGGGAGTGTTTTTAAACTTTGAATCCAGAGACGTCAAGAAAATCATACTAATTCCTTAGTTTTCTCAATAAATCAGGAAGACTCATAAAAACTCCGTCTGAAGTATCCATGTAGACTTCAAAAGGTCTCCCATAAGCTAGCAATCTGAGTACAGGTTCCTCCAAAACAACAACCTTTAGGTCTCGGAATGTCGCTTCACATTTGTCTAACTATGGCCAATAATGCTTCTTCAAGCTTTAGCAACCCCATTAGTGAAGCTGTGCGCTTCGAAATCCTTGAGATGAAATGCCGATAACAAttaacgaaaccaaggaaggatatcAGCTCAAGCACCTTCTTTGGTATTTGCCACTCCACCAtaacttgcaccttcgacttgtccattcaAATCATCCCTCTATCGACTTGGTGTCCAAGAATAGAATTTTCGTTTGCATAAGCTAACACTTCtccttttttacgaacaaggtattCTTTCGGAGAATCTTGAATATTGTTTGAAGGTGCTTGGTATGCTCATTGAGTATTATTTCCGAGCATTTAACCACAACCACAAAATAAAAACCCTAGACCCTACTATAAAAAGTTCCCTCGAATATGATTTCCAAGATAAGCTTTTTTTTCCAACACTTAGACTCGAAATTATTAAATCCTTCGAACCCCTTATCGACTTAAATATAGAAGGGCCCTTGTCAGGCATGTCCCCAATGCAATTTTTGCAGGATCTCTTATCAAACCCATTTATCTTCCAACATCAAGTTTGTGACAGATTCAAGCTCGAACTAAGGTTTGATCCAAATCCTCCTTCACATCGGACAACCAAATTCTGCTTTAACACAATCAAATGCAACAACATTACTAATTAAGAAACATAAACTTTATTATCCATAACAAACAATTTCTAACATTTCACTTCATGCTACATTTTTTTGTTCTCAATCAACACGACATCCCTACCTATCTCATTGACAATACAAAAGCATTCCACCACAATCATACCAGCTTAAAGACTTGAAACATTTAACCTTCGTTGCCAAAGTATAAACATTAGCATTGACATAAGAGTGATGACTTTAAGGCTTTAAGGATACATAAATTGTAGTCCAATTTTTATTGGCTCTACTTTTTTACCAACCTCCTATATATTCGAAGCTTTTCTTGAATCCCTAGGTTGGCTGACATAAAAAATATActcgttatataaactataaaggCAATTAGACATGTCCTGGCATACAAATTCCTTCCCAAGTCATTGATTGTTAATATTTACTAGCCACTAACTACCTGAGAATATGTGCCCCATTTTGTCAACACATGATAAGACTCAAGCCACTTTGTAACTATCGTAAAACACTTTCATTTAAGTTATCTTTGCATCTTATTATGCTCGATAGATTCAAAATTGGGAGTTATGTGTGAAGTGGAAGTTCCAAGAAGCACTAAAGTACACTATGATACCATAAATGAGGATGAAAGAGTTGAATACAAAATCACAAAAAATTCCTCAATAACGAGCTAATGATCTTCCTTAGAAAATATTTTAACTACTAAAAAGCAACTTCAAATGCCAAACACAGCTTTAGTATACCATGAGGATATTCCTACCATTTAAATTAGATCAATCCAATTAGTGAATATACATATTCGTCACTCTTATTGTAGACTACTATAAGAAAAACAAGGTAGAAGTGAAAACAGAGGAAGTGACTTCCATATCTCAGCTAATTTGTGTATGTTGGTAAAGATAAAGTCCTTTAAACAAGTGCTTGTGCTTGAAATTGCAATGCTCAAGTATGATTATGAAAAAAGTAGCTAGACAGATGGAAAAAAGAGACTAGCCTTATTCTTAAGATACTCAGGATTTGTGGAAAGGGACTGGATCAAATCACTTCGGTCCTGCCAGCAAGCATAATTACTAGCACCATTAGTGCTTTAGTGAAAATTCTTTAGAAGCAGGATAATATAGTGCCAGATATATATTGGAGTAAGTAAATTCTTTAGAAGCAGGATAATATAGTGCCAGATATATATATTGGAGTAAGTAGTATCCAGAGTCATTTCATGTTAAAAGTGACTACGATGGCATAGATATCAGCTATTAGTGTAAGCTGCTGCAGTAAATTATGATCAAATCAAGCAAATGATGTTAGTTAGTAGCTTTAGATAACTAATAACAGACGAGAAATAATTCAACAAGGAAAAAAGACAATTGTGCTTCACTAGCATTAATTGGAAAACATATGAACAAAAATTTTTGAATTGGTGGTAAAAGAATGTAATATGTTATAACTGAGGTATTACAGGTGTCCCTTTTTGTAGCTTACCAGTCCTTCCAAAAGAAATTGCTTTGTATAGCTTATCTCACTGTTTTAAGTAGCACATTGTCACTATatttccattttcaaatttcacctTAATTTAAATGCCTGCGAtgcttttctttttgcaaagtttaaAAAGGGCAGGTACTTAATTGTAATCTCATGTTTTTGTCTGTCAAAATTATAGAAAATTGAAATATTATCTGGACAagtactaaaaataaaaaagtttgaCCTACTACAATCTTCTATTGCCATACCATACTTTGCATCTTCCAATATCTAAGGGTGAACACATGACTGGAGCCTCACATCTTTTTAGAATCTTAGACAATGAATATAAAGAAAACAGATGACATTGGAGTTCTTAAAGGCTGAGAGTTCAGCTCACTTTAGGTAACCTCGCATGCAACTGATAAAGTAACAGGTTCCGACTACATGGAAATCACTATATCTTTCTTCCAACTTTCTACAGATGAGTTTTGATTCCCTTGGTTTATGTTCCATCAAAGATCATGTAAAATATCAATTATTTTACCTAGAATCAATAACTTGTACAGGTATTCTTCAAGGGAACAGGACATCACACTTGACCTTCAGTTATTTCATGATCCATACCCCAAAAAAAGGGAACTCCGAAAAGAATAGCTTTTGCAAAACTAGAAAAAGAACAAACAACACAAAGAGTTCAACTTAcaatgcaaaaacttgactgtgCACAAAAGAATATGGAACAGAAAGACAACTGATTTTAGATTGATTAGCATGGAGCAAAACTTGTAGAATGCTTAATTTGGTTAATGCACAATTTCTTTTATAAATTACCACAAATACCGAATTGCATGCCTTACCTGTACCCAAAGCACTGAACAATCAAAATTTGTAAGGAACCATTTATGCGCATTCATACCAAACGAATCTGCTTCTTCCACGCCATCAATATAATGACGATACTCTGGACAAATGCAAGCACTGCCGGCATATGCAGCGTCTATATGAAACCACATATTAAAGGCCTACGATAGAGGACATAAAAAGGTACCAATTTGTCAATGAAGCTAAGAATCCTAGGATTACAAAGAGCATGCTACTGAACAAAAATTAAGTAGGAAAATAGAGAGAAAATTTTCAGGGGACACAAAATTCCAGCAACATCATGCTTTTATTCAGACACGAAATTGTTCAGTTATCCCACCTAATTACAAGATCTACAACGTCATACATAAGCATCATGGATGGACAACATCTCAAATTAGTGCACTTTTTCCTCTACACCTATATGGATTTTGTCTTTAGAAATAACTTCCAAATGCCCAACCCGAAGaagattttttttccattttttgaAATGTAGGGAACATACCAATGCAGAAGCCTCTGTTCAGGGATATCTGTTGATCGGCATTTACCAATcttttctttcccttcttttAACTAGCCTTGCAAAATCCTATCTTCTCTGTGTTGATCTCAGTTTAACTCTCAACACGTGGGAGGCCAGGTGTTTCCCCGCATTTGTCAAGCCTATGAAGTGTATTACATAATACATAATTAATATTCTAGATATTATCTTGTTGCAGTGTTGTGAGAGCTGCTGTTCAGCAGGTTTGCCAAATATATATGGGCAACATTCGTATCTGGCTCAGGTTATGAAGAACTTCCCTATAAATGTTAAGATGCCCCACTAAACTTAGTTTCTCAAGAACACTGGAATTCATGATGAACATTTTCCCCTTTCTTACATGCATGCTATCCAATCCAGATCTTACATTCAGTCATGAACTCATTAAGTCATTATAATACCTAAAGTTTGAATTCATTAATCATAAAAAAGCCTAACCACAGGTTTTCAGCACCAATCCCTTGAATAGTAAAACTATTGATCAATTAATAGTTTTGAGTGGCAGAATGAAGTTAAATGCTTAACAAGAACTATCATTTTGATTCTATTACAATGAATAAAGGAAATGGGACACTGCAGGGGTTTGTGCCTTAATGAAAGTTGCAACACAACAAGAGAACTTGATTGACATTATTTAATAGCACTTATAATGAATTTGAGACTCCCTTTTAGTGATATCAGATTTGTTACCTTCGCTATTTTTCCTAGCTCAGATATGGGATCAACAGCTGCCGAGGATGTGGTGCCAACCTGTGGTCAAAGAAAAATTATTCTAAGCACTATGATATCAGAAGTTTTGACTTTTGAGAAGTGTACAAGAAAGATTACAACTGCCATATTTCTTAGAGATATCTGCATCATGCCGATTTATATTATTTTCAGTATATAACAAATTAATTTACATCAGCTAGCTTAAGATAATACAGAAGGATGAATATACACAGACCCATTTCTCACAATTGCCAAGGGACCAGCATAAACTGGCAAGAAGCAACCAGTATACAGTTACAAACCAGTGTACTGTCCTACTGGTCATTTGCAAATATAAAATGCCACCACAAACTTTCTTAAACTTAAAACCACAAGAATGTCAAAATGAAAGTGAGTGCATGATAAGCTAAAATGGATATATAACAAAGTAAATTGTTCCTTACTGTGGCACATATAAAAAATGGTATCAATCCTGCTGATAAATCACTAGATATTGTTTCCGAAACAACTTCAAGAGAAAGAGCATAGTTTGAAGTCAAATCAGTCTTCAGAACTCTGAGGTTTTCCGGAAATATTCCTGCAATCTGTCAAAGAAACGCTTGGACAATACAATAGTGACACTGACACCAACATGTAAGTCAGCCATTAATATTTAAAGAGTATGTATATAAGATGGAAATGGTGTATTCTTATAAGTATCCATAGAAAGCCAACAGCACTGATCATAAGAAGCCCAGTTATTGCTACAAAATATATTACTACAAAATTTACAGCAGTAAAATTTCCATGTTTGTAAGAGTATCAGTAGCTTTTCAACGTAACACTTTTGTGCAACTGCATATTTGGTTATCGCTGTAGTATACATAAGACTTTTTTGGTGATACCATGAGATTTAATGATTTATGAGGCTGTTGAAAAGAGAATCGCTGAAAATTTCACATGGGGAATGAGAAATCTATTTATATGATGTATATTCACCAATCAAGGGGAATTTGTCAACAATTGTAGCAACAAGGCTTATATTTGtgaatcataaatatttatcTATTAAATTGCTCATCTTCTTCAATCATTGCAGCAACAATATAGCTGTCGAATAATTACCATTATGTTGTTTTTTCCCATTTAAATTCTTCATGAGATTGGATTCATCATTCCTAGCATTGATAGATAGTGACACTAGGATCTATGTAACCTGTGATAGTAAAAGTGATACCGCTCTATGAGATTAGGGCTGCTACAATGGTGTAGCTTTAgatctaaaaatgatatttaagATCTAAACCAATATAGAGTTCTTACTATATAATT from Musa acuminata AAA Group cultivar baxijiao chromosome BXJ2-11, Cavendish_Baxijiao_AAA, whole genome shotgun sequence encodes:
- the LOC135626553 gene encoding MYB-like transcription factor EOBII, whose product is MDGQLGWGTTEDGWRKGPWTVQEDQLLIEHVTLHGEGQWNSVSKLSGLRRSGKSCRLRWVNYLRPDLKRGSITPQEENTIQELHALWGNRWSAIARSLPGRTDNEIKNYWRTHFKKDNTPRKKAERARARLLVRQQQERQKHKQQQQEAEDMGGTSTMKQVEEDAMRAEEVQEMAYVLQGGGFQGYMSDEDGSWGCLWNLDDDDNASEYTEGGSTSQVKD
- the LOC135626551 gene encoding tyrosine decarboxylase 2-like, encoding MEGSLKPMDAEQLREYGHRMVDFIADYYKSIESFPVLSQVKPGYLAELLPESAPNDPECLQDVFDDILQKIIPGITHWQSPDYFAYFPSNSSTAGFLGEMLSAGFNIVGFSWVTSPAATELEVIVLDWLAKMLKLPNQFLSTGKGGGVIQGTASEAILVVLLAARDKILRKVGKKSLEKLVVYASDQTHSALQKACQIAGIFPENLRVLKTDLTSNYALSLEVVSETISSDLSAGLIPFFICATVGTTSSAAVDPISELGKIAKAFNMWFHIDAAYAGSACICPEYRHYIDGVEEADSFGMNAHKWFLTNFDCSVLWVQDRSDLIQSLSTNPEYLKNKASQENAVVDFKDWQIPLGRRFRSLKLWLVLRLYGVANLQSYIRNHIRLAEQFEQLITSDSRFEVVAPRTFSLVCFRLIPPPNDQDNGYKLNHSLLDAVNSSGKIFLSHTVLSGNFILRFAVGAPLTEDRHIKTAWQVLQDQATTLLKDY